The following proteins are encoded in a genomic region of Sesamum indicum cultivar Zhongzhi No. 13 linkage group LG8, S_indicum_v1.0, whole genome shotgun sequence:
- the LOC105167443 gene encoding probable E3 ubiquitin-protein ligase HERC2 isoform X2 — protein MALLLRRTLTPISCPCWWRHLSATAAPKPPPLLWEHSSKTSTSKESIILQLFSWGRGASGQLGGGIEEIRIYPAPVATLSVPLNFSLSHAIPGRLSQRLSSSEAQVEVGISCGLFHSGLVVDGKLWIWGKGDGGRLGFGHENPVFVPTLNPNLESKLKSIALGGLHSVALDVLGRVFTWGYGGFGALGHSVYHRELLPKLVEGSWDGEICCIATSGTHTAAITKSGKLYIWGRDEGDGRLGLGPGCGPDHAGGNSTPSEVKALPVPVAAASCGGFFTMALSEEGQLWNWGDKGEVLSWGHGGHGQLGHSSLHSRKIPEPVEALANERISYIACGGSSSAAITDKGKLYMWGNTADSQLGVPGLRDVQSSPIEVKFLLEDDGLGDHNVVSVAVGASHAMCLVSRSGG, from the exons ATGGCCCTCCTCCTCCGCCGCACTCTCACCCCCATATCTTGTCCTTGTTGGTGGCGCCACCTATCCGCGACCGCCGCACCCAAGCCGCCCCCTCTTCTCTGGGAGCACTCCAGCAAGACCTCTACCAGCAAGGAATCGATCATCCTTCAGCTATTCTCATGGGGCCGCGGCGCCTCCGGCCAGCTCGGCGGCGGAATCGAGGAAATTCGGATATATCCGGCGCCTGTTGCCACCCTCTCTGTCCCACTTAATTTTTCGCTCTCTCACGCCATTCCTGGTCGTCTCTCCCAAAGGTTGAGCTCCAGTGAGGCCCAAGTGGAGGTTGGGATCTCGTGTGGGCTGTTCCATTCGGGTTTGGTGGTGGATGGGAAGCTCTGGATATGGGGCAAAGGGGACGGTGGACGACTCGGGTTCGGGCATGAGAACCCGGTTTTTGTACCTACTCTGAACCCTAATCTGGAATCGAAGCTCAAGAGCATTGCTCTTGGTGGTCTCCATTCCGTCGCGCTTGATGTCCTCGGCCGTGTCTTCACTTG GGGTTATGGTGGATTTGGGGCTCTTGGACATTCTGTGTATCACAGAGAACTGTTACCTAAATTGGTAGAAGGATCTTGGGATGGAGAAATATGCTGTATTGCAACCAGTGGTACCCATACGGCTGCAATCACCAAATCTG gCAAACTTTACATTTGGGGAAGAGATGAAGGGGATGGTAGATTGGGCCTCGGCCCGGGTTGTGGCCCAGATCATGCAGGTGGTAACAGCACACCTTCTGAAGTAAAAGCACTGCCTGTACCCGTGGCTGCTGCTTCATGCGGGGGATTTTTTACAATGGCGTTGTCTGAAGAGGGGCAACTCTGGAACTGGGGTG ACAAAGGGGAAGTTCTTTCATGGGGTCATGGCGGACATGGTCAATTAGGCCACTCTTCCCTTCATAGTCGAAAAATTCCTGAACCAGTGGAGGCCTTAGCTAATGAGAGGATCTCTTACATTGCTTGTGGAGGTTCATCATCAGCGGCTATAACCG ACAAGGGGAAGTTGTACATGTGGGGGAATACGGCAGATAGTCAATTAGGTGTCCCTGGACTTCGAGATGTACAGTCATCACCCATCGAGGTTAAGTTTCTCTTGGAGGATGACGGGCTCGGGGATCACAATGTAGTTTCAGTTGCTGTTGGTGCTTCTCATGCAATGTGCCTTGTTTCAAGGTCAGGTGGCTAG
- the LOC105167443 gene encoding probable E3 ubiquitin-protein ligase HERC3 isoform X3 has translation MSSAVSSLVFRGYGGFGALGHSVYHRELLPKLVEGSWDGEICCIATSGTHTAAITKSGKLYIWGRDEGDGRLGLGPGCGPDHAGGNSTPSEVKALPVPVAAASCGGFFTMALSEEGQLWNWGANSNYELGRGDKIGGWKPQPVPSLKDVRIVQIASGGYHSLALTDKGEVLSWGHGGHGQLGHSSLHSRKIPEPVEALANERISYIACGGSSSAAITDKGKLYMWGNTADSQLGVPGLRDVQSSPIEVKFLLEDDGLGDHNVVSVAVGASHAMCLVSRSGG, from the exons ATGTCCTCGGCCGTGTCTTCACTTG TTTTCAGGGGTTATGGTGGATTTGGGGCTCTTGGACATTCTGTGTATCACAGAGAACTGTTACCTAAATTGGTAGAAGGATCTTGGGATGGAGAAATATGCTGTATTGCAACCAGTGGTACCCATACGGCTGCAATCACCAAATCTG gCAAACTTTACATTTGGGGAAGAGATGAAGGGGATGGTAGATTGGGCCTCGGCCCGGGTTGTGGCCCAGATCATGCAGGTGGTAACAGCACACCTTCTGAAGTAAAAGCACTGCCTGTACCCGTGGCTGCTGCTTCATGCGGGGGATTTTTTACAATGGCGTTGTCTGAAGAGGGGCAACTCTGGAACTGGGGTG CCAACTCCAACTATGAGCTTGGTAGAGGTGATAAAATTGGTGGCTGGAAACCTCAACCTGTTCCCAGTCTCAAAGATGTTCGTATAGTTCAAATAGCTAGTGGTGGATATCATTCTCTTGCTTTGACAG ACAAAGGGGAAGTTCTTTCATGGGGTCATGGCGGACATGGTCAATTAGGCCACTCTTCCCTTCATAGTCGAAAAATTCCTGAACCAGTGGAGGCCTTAGCTAATGAGAGGATCTCTTACATTGCTTGTGGAGGTTCATCATCAGCGGCTATAACCG ACAAGGGGAAGTTGTACATGTGGGGGAATACGGCAGATAGTCAATTAGGTGTCCCTGGACTTCGAGATGTACAGTCATCACCCATCGAGGTTAAGTTTCTCTTGGAGGATGACGGGCTCGGGGATCACAATGTAGTTTCAGTTGCTGTTGGTGCTTCTCATGCAATGTGCCTTGTTTCAAGGTCAGGTGGCTAG
- the LOC105167443 gene encoding ultraviolet-B receptor UVR8 isoform X1, whose amino-acid sequence MALLLRRTLTPISCPCWWRHLSATAAPKPPPLLWEHSSKTSTSKESIILQLFSWGRGASGQLGGGIEEIRIYPAPVATLSVPLNFSLSHAIPGRLSQRLSSSEAQVEVGISCGLFHSGLVVDGKLWIWGKGDGGRLGFGHENPVFVPTLNPNLESKLKSIALGGLHSVALDVLGRVFTWGYGGFGALGHSVYHRELLPKLVEGSWDGEICCIATSGTHTAAITKSGKLYIWGRDEGDGRLGLGPGCGPDHAGGNSTPSEVKALPVPVAAASCGGFFTMALSEEGQLWNWGANSNYELGRGDKIGGWKPQPVPSLKDVRIVQIASGGYHSLALTDKGEVLSWGHGGHGQLGHSSLHSRKIPEPVEALANERISYIACGGSSSAAITDKGKLYMWGNTADSQLGVPGLRDVQSSPIEVKFLLEDDGLGDHNVVSVAVGASHAMCLVSRSGG is encoded by the exons ATGGCCCTCCTCCTCCGCCGCACTCTCACCCCCATATCTTGTCCTTGTTGGTGGCGCCACCTATCCGCGACCGCCGCACCCAAGCCGCCCCCTCTTCTCTGGGAGCACTCCAGCAAGACCTCTACCAGCAAGGAATCGATCATCCTTCAGCTATTCTCATGGGGCCGCGGCGCCTCCGGCCAGCTCGGCGGCGGAATCGAGGAAATTCGGATATATCCGGCGCCTGTTGCCACCCTCTCTGTCCCACTTAATTTTTCGCTCTCTCACGCCATTCCTGGTCGTCTCTCCCAAAGGTTGAGCTCCAGTGAGGCCCAAGTGGAGGTTGGGATCTCGTGTGGGCTGTTCCATTCGGGTTTGGTGGTGGATGGGAAGCTCTGGATATGGGGCAAAGGGGACGGTGGACGACTCGGGTTCGGGCATGAGAACCCGGTTTTTGTACCTACTCTGAACCCTAATCTGGAATCGAAGCTCAAGAGCATTGCTCTTGGTGGTCTCCATTCCGTCGCGCTTGATGTCCTCGGCCGTGTCTTCACTTG GGGTTATGGTGGATTTGGGGCTCTTGGACATTCTGTGTATCACAGAGAACTGTTACCTAAATTGGTAGAAGGATCTTGGGATGGAGAAATATGCTGTATTGCAACCAGTGGTACCCATACGGCTGCAATCACCAAATCTG gCAAACTTTACATTTGGGGAAGAGATGAAGGGGATGGTAGATTGGGCCTCGGCCCGGGTTGTGGCCCAGATCATGCAGGTGGTAACAGCACACCTTCTGAAGTAAAAGCACTGCCTGTACCCGTGGCTGCTGCTTCATGCGGGGGATTTTTTACAATGGCGTTGTCTGAAGAGGGGCAACTCTGGAACTGGGGTG CCAACTCCAACTATGAGCTTGGTAGAGGTGATAAAATTGGTGGCTGGAAACCTCAACCTGTTCCCAGTCTCAAAGATGTTCGTATAGTTCAAATAGCTAGTGGTGGATATCATTCTCTTGCTTTGACAG ACAAAGGGGAAGTTCTTTCATGGGGTCATGGCGGACATGGTCAATTAGGCCACTCTTCCCTTCATAGTCGAAAAATTCCTGAACCAGTGGAGGCCTTAGCTAATGAGAGGATCTCTTACATTGCTTGTGGAGGTTCATCATCAGCGGCTATAACCG ACAAGGGGAAGTTGTACATGTGGGGGAATACGGCAGATAGTCAATTAGGTGTCCCTGGACTTCGAGATGTACAGTCATCACCCATCGAGGTTAAGTTTCTCTTGGAGGATGACGGGCTCGGGGATCACAATGTAGTTTCAGTTGCTGTTGGTGCTTCTCATGCAATGTGCCTTGTTTCAAGGTCAGGTGGCTAG